Proteins from one Pseudoalteromonas undina genomic window:
- the dapA gene encoding 4-hydroxy-tetrahydrodipicolinate synthase — translation MINNFNINNFHLWTALITPFDQNGLVDYATLDTLVAEQEAANNGILLLGSTGEGLALTLKEQQAIVEHVCQLQPSVPLMVAVGGSNLKQQLEWVNYCNQLPIHGFLLGSPLYAKPGAVGQTHWFESLLNASSHPCMLYNVPGRSAVSIPIATIENLKQHKNLWALKEASGCISQFEAYRQAAPELAIFSGDDALMPYFAQAGAKGLVSVAANAWPVQTHEFVKRSLSGQHPNLFVQWSSAINSLFSVANPIPVKVLMHLQGRISSPHLRPPLTHLELTHTDDISSANNTILSWH, via the coding sequence ATGATCAACAACTTCAATATTAACAATTTCCATTTATGGACTGCGCTGATCACCCCATTTGATCAAAATGGCCTAGTTGATTACGCAACCTTAGACACCTTGGTGGCCGAACAAGAAGCCGCTAACAACGGCATTTTATTACTTGGTAGCACTGGCGAAGGGTTAGCCCTGACCCTAAAAGAGCAGCAAGCCATCGTAGAGCATGTTTGCCAATTACAGCCGAGCGTCCCGCTTATGGTCGCAGTCGGTGGTAGTAACTTAAAGCAGCAGCTTGAATGGGTTAACTACTGCAACCAACTGCCTATTCATGGTTTTTTACTTGGCTCGCCTTTGTACGCCAAACCCGGTGCAGTGGGGCAAACGCATTGGTTTGAAAGCCTGCTCAATGCCAGTTCTCATCCTTGTATGCTTTATAACGTACCAGGACGTAGTGCGGTTAGCATTCCCATTGCAACCATTGAAAACCTCAAACAACATAAAAATTTATGGGCACTCAAAGAAGCCAGTGGCTGTATTTCTCAATTTGAAGCCTATCGACAAGCAGCGCCTGAACTAGCCATTTTTAGTGGTGACGATGCCCTCATGCCTTATTTTGCCCAAGCAGGTGCAAAAGGTTTAGTGTCGGTTGCAGCCAATGCATGGCCAGTGCAAACCCATGAGTTTGTAAAGCGCAGTTTAAGCGGCCAACACCCTAATCTTTTTGTCCAGTGGTCTAGCGCTATCAATAGCTTATTTTCAGTAGCAAACCCTATCCCAGTCAAAGTGTTAATGCATTTACAAGGGCGTATTAGCAGTCCGCATTTACGTCCACCTTTAACACACCTTGAGCTGACACACACAGATGACATTTCATCGGCAAACAACACCATTTTATCTTGGCATTAA
- a CDS encoding PLP-dependent decarboxylase: MTFLSTPVKSAIDKLASQLDTPFFVYDLDSLDAHLAHLVAQTEVKLWYAVKANPLSKVIQSLDNAGFNFDVASKGELEQVLAQGINSERVLNTGPAKSPKQIKHFIARGVRTFVAESLNQVRWLNEQATAQQCQLQVLLRVQLRWPEGDKNPLGGDSLTPFGLGCDEWQSLNTKDYTALSFDGLHIFQWGNMLSSDKLAELWSQMITPLTVLANNLNINLNILDLGGGLGIPYTLNDPTLSWDALIAALAKIKRDAGVKELWMELGRYAVGECGHYATPVVERKLNYGQQQVIMSGGINHLLRPAVTNQDFPARLLRDSNAANQAMSLYGPLCTALDCLGEHQLPSDLNEHDWLVFSQCGAYGFTESMPYFLCHELAGEYVIHHGEINCIRQAEDASHYLR, from the coding sequence ATGACCTTTTTGAGCACGCCCGTTAAAAGCGCTATTGATAAGCTAGCAAGCCAACTTGATACGCCCTTTTTTGTCTACGACCTCGACTCACTAGATGCGCACCTTGCGCACTTAGTGGCGCAAACCGAAGTAAAGCTTTGGTATGCGGTTAAAGCCAATCCCCTATCTAAAGTGATACAAAGTTTAGATAACGCTGGTTTTAACTTTGATGTTGCAAGTAAAGGCGAACTTGAGCAAGTACTTGCCCAAGGAATTAACAGCGAGCGCGTGCTCAACACGGGCCCTGCTAAAAGCCCAAAACAAATTAAACATTTTATTGCACGTGGCGTACGCACCTTTGTGGCAGAAAGTCTTAATCAAGTGCGTTGGTTAAACGAACAAGCGACTGCCCAGCAGTGTCAGTTACAGGTTTTGCTGCGTGTTCAATTACGCTGGCCCGAGGGTGATAAAAACCCACTAGGTGGCGACAGCCTTACCCCATTTGGGCTTGGCTGCGATGAATGGCAATCGCTAAATACTAAAGACTACACAGCATTGAGCTTTGATGGCCTACATATTTTTCAGTGGGGTAACATGCTCAGCAGCGACAAACTTGCAGAACTGTGGTCGCAAATGATTACACCACTTACAGTCCTTGCTAATAACTTAAATATAAACCTGAATATTTTAGATTTAGGTGGCGGTTTAGGTATTCCTTACACCCTTAATGACCCGACTTTAAGCTGGGATGCATTAATAGCAGCCCTTGCAAAGATTAAACGCGATGCGGGTGTTAAAGAGCTGTGGATGGAACTAGGTCGCTATGCTGTAGGCGAATGCGGCCACTACGCCACACCGGTGGTTGAGCGCAAATTAAACTACGGCCAACAGCAGGTAATTATGAGCGGCGGTATTAATCACTTATTGCGCCCTGCGGTTACTAATCAAGACTTTCCTGCGCGTTTATTACGAGATTCAAACGCAGCAAACCAAGCAATGAGCCTATACGGACCTTTATGTACAGCACTTGATTGCTTAGGGGAGCACCAATTACCGAGCGATTTAAATGAACATGACTGGCTGGTGTTTAGTCAATGCGGTGCTTATGGTTTTACCGAAAGTATGCCGTACTTTTTGTGCCATGAACTGGCCGGTGAATATGTTATACACCATGGCGAAATCAACTGTATTCGCCAAGCAGAAGATGCAAGCCACTACTTGAGGTAA
- a CDS encoding 2,3,4,5-tetrahydropyridine-2,6-dicarboxylate N-succinyltransferase, with amino-acid sequence MSWLELLNNLETGAVRAATQDENGQWHANVEVKQGILEAFKNGTNMEFPGGFVDKHNLAPQCFEATAGVRMVPGGSSVRRGAHVAKGTIIMPPAYVNIGAFIDEGTMVDSHALVGSCAQVGKNVHLSAAVQLGGVLEPIGASPVVIEDDAFIGAGCVIVEGVVVKKGAVLAPGVRLSATIPVYDCVNERQLDKGEAIPEYAIVIPGSRPASNDWARTQGLSMSCALIVKYRDEQSDASLLLEEVLR; translated from the coding sequence ATGAGCTGGTTAGAACTATTAAATAATTTAGAAACGGGCGCAGTTCGCGCAGCAACACAAGACGAAAACGGCCAATGGCACGCTAACGTAGAAGTAAAGCAAGGCATTTTAGAGGCATTTAAAAACGGCACTAACATGGAGTTTCCTGGTGGCTTTGTAGATAAACATAATCTAGCGCCGCAATGCTTTGAAGCCACAGCAGGCGTTCGCATGGTGCCAGGTGGTTCAAGTGTGCGCCGTGGTGCACATGTTGCCAAAGGCACTATTATTATGCCACCTGCGTACGTAAATATTGGCGCCTTTATTGACGAGGGGACTATGGTAGATAGCCACGCATTGGTTGGCTCATGTGCGCAAGTGGGTAAAAATGTTCACTTGAGCGCCGCGGTACAATTAGGCGGGGTACTTGAGCCCATTGGCGCAAGCCCTGTGGTCATAGAAGACGATGCATTCATTGGTGCAGGCTGTGTGATTGTTGAAGGCGTGGTAGTTAAAAAAGGCGCGGTACTTGCTCCAGGTGTTCGCTTATCTGCAACCATCCCTGTTTATGACTGCGTTAATGAGCGTCAGCTTGATAAAGGCGAAGCAATCCCTGAATACGCGATTGTGATCCCAGGCTCTCGCCCTGCGTCAAACGACTGGGCCCGTACTCAAGGCTTGAGTATGTCGTGTGCCTTAATTGTTAAATACCGGGACGAGCAAAGTGACGCGTCATTATTGCTTGAAGAGGTTTTACGTTAA
- a CDS encoding protein adenylyltransferase SelO, which yields MKLVPRYTDIGEGFAISDHPAKVTAPQLLLWNEPLAEQFNIQVNADSRANIFSGNELQAVSAVALGYSGHQFGHFSPRLGDGRAHLLGAISDDKNQLWDLQLKGAGATPFSRGGDGRCALGPAIREYVMSEAMHALGIPTTRCLAVVGSGETVYRNPPQPGAIVTRLASSHIRVGSFQYLATQGDLTSLKNLADLAIQRHYPEINSTGAQRYLDFLAAVITNQVNLVVSWMRVGFIHGVMNTDNTLISGETIDYGPCAMMNQFDFDTVFSSIDKQGRYAFGNQPNMASWNCARLAESLMALISDDDEQAVAMLTPIIADFSTQFNQQFSAMWAQKLGLTIADDKDNELVGELLGLLKEHQLDYTNTFNALTESLNGQAEIPSALTSWAQQWQTRTNEHSYQVMRQANPSVIPRNHIIEDIITQYTTYGDSELLSRFSKVMSSPYTSHAQATDFQTPPEDDKNYRTFCGT from the coding sequence ATGAAATTAGTGCCAAGGTATACCGATATTGGTGAGGGGTTTGCTATTAGCGATCATCCAGCCAAGGTGACAGCACCACAGTTATTGTTATGGAATGAGCCCTTAGCCGAACAATTTAATATACAAGTAAATGCTGATTCTCGAGCAAATATATTCAGTGGAAATGAACTTCAAGCAGTTTCTGCAGTTGCATTAGGGTATTCGGGTCATCAGTTTGGTCATTTTTCTCCACGCTTAGGAGACGGCCGAGCGCATTTACTTGGCGCGATCAGTGATGATAAAAACCAGCTTTGGGATTTGCAATTAAAAGGCGCTGGCGCTACGCCATTCTCGCGTGGTGGAGATGGGCGCTGTGCATTAGGTCCTGCTATTCGTGAGTACGTAATGAGCGAAGCAATGCATGCGCTTGGCATTCCTACTACGCGTTGTTTAGCCGTGGTTGGTAGTGGTGAAACTGTTTATCGTAACCCGCCTCAACCTGGCGCTATTGTAACGCGACTCGCGAGTAGTCATATTCGAGTTGGCTCGTTTCAATATTTAGCTACCCAAGGCGATTTGACCAGTCTAAAAAACTTAGCCGATTTAGCCATTCAAAGACATTACCCTGAAATTAACAGCACTGGCGCCCAGCGATACTTGGATTTTCTAGCCGCAGTGATAACCAATCAAGTTAACTTAGTCGTAAGTTGGATGAGGGTGGGGTTTATTCATGGGGTAATGAATACCGACAACACCTTAATTAGTGGTGAAACCATAGATTACGGTCCATGTGCTATGATGAACCAGTTTGATTTTGATACCGTGTTTAGCTCTATTGATAAGCAAGGGCGTTACGCATTTGGTAATCAGCCAAACATGGCGAGTTGGAACTGTGCTCGCTTAGCAGAGAGTCTAATGGCACTAATAAGTGACGACGATGAGCAAGCCGTAGCAATGCTGACACCTATCATTGCAGACTTTTCGACCCAATTTAATCAGCAATTTAGCGCTATGTGGGCACAAAAGTTAGGGCTAACAATAGCTGATGATAAAGATAATGAGCTGGTGGGGGAGTTACTAGGGCTATTAAAAGAACACCAGCTTGATTATACCAATACTTTTAATGCACTCACTGAGTCGTTAAATGGGCAAGCTGAAATACCATCAGCACTTACCTCTTGGGCACAGCAATGGCAAACACGAACTAATGAGCACAGCTATCAAGTGATGCGACAAGCCAATCCGAGTGTGATTCCACGTAACCATATTATTGAAGATATTATTACTCAGTACACTACGTATGGGGATAGTGAGCTACTCAGTCGTTTTAGCAAAGTGATGTCGAGCCCTTACACAAGCCATGCGCAGGCCACTGACTTTCAAACGCCGCCCGAAGATGATAAGAATTATCGTACTTTTTGCGGTACTTAA
- a CDS encoding OmpA family protein, which produces MKLKSLTIAIALAATSASTFAAEQEGFYIGAFGDYYDASWKNMREQAGLDVNESTGWGAELGYRFNDYWSARLEYADLDFNAHDKVLNNRNDIDGERYGIDALYHFGGGPFYGLFGLKDIDVVDDNTFVNAGVGYRHFVTDNFFVNAETSVYQGLDKGYTDVGAKLGINYFFGQKSAPVAPVEPAPQPEPEIVPVPVTLADTDKDSIPDVDDKCANTPMTDAVDSDGCTLYEDTEVTVSLLVTFPNNDSSVSQQYLNDIDEVASFLKEYPDTTVLLEGHTSAVGKASYNKWLSKKRADAVAKKLIADGIAEDRITTAGLGEERLKNEANTAQAHAENRRVEAHVKSIKRVKVLR; this is translated from the coding sequence ATGAAATTAAAATCACTTACAATTGCCATAGCGTTAGCTGCAACTAGCGCATCTACTTTTGCTGCCGAACAAGAAGGTTTTTACATTGGTGCGTTCGGTGATTACTACGATGCTTCGTGGAAAAACATGCGTGAGCAGGCTGGCCTTGACGTTAATGAGTCAACAGGTTGGGGTGCTGAATTAGGTTACCGCTTTAATGATTACTGGAGCGCACGTTTAGAATACGCAGACCTAGATTTTAATGCACATGACAAAGTACTTAACAACCGCAACGATATTGACGGCGAACGTTACGGTATCGATGCGCTTTACCACTTTGGCGGCGGCCCTTTTTACGGTTTATTCGGTCTGAAAGACATTGATGTTGTTGATGACAACACGTTTGTAAATGCAGGTGTAGGTTACCGACACTTTGTTACAGACAACTTCTTTGTAAATGCTGAAACCAGTGTTTACCAAGGTTTAGACAAAGGCTACACAGATGTTGGCGCAAAATTAGGTATTAACTACTTTTTCGGCCAAAAATCAGCGCCAGTAGCACCAGTTGAGCCTGCACCACAACCAGAGCCAGAAATTGTTCCAGTGCCGGTAACACTTGCTGATACTGATAAAGATAGCATTCCTGATGTAGATGACAAATGTGCTAACACACCGATGACAGATGCGGTTGATAGTGATGGTTGTACACTTTATGAAGATACTGAAGTAACAGTAAGCTTGTTAGTAACATTCCCTAACAATGACTCGTCAGTTTCACAGCAGTACTTAAATGATATTGACGAAGTAGCGTCTTTCTTAAAAGAGTACCCAGATACAACTGTACTTCTTGAAGGTCATACGTCTGCAGTAGGTAAAGCGTCTTACAATAAATGGTTATCTAAAAAACGTGCTGATGCAGTAGCTAAAAAGCTAATTGCTGATGGTATTGCAGAAGATCGCATTACAACAGCTGGCTTAGGCGAAGAACGCCTTAAAAATGAAGCGAATACGGCACAAGCACACGCTGAAAACCGTCGTGTTGAAGCACACGTAAAATCTATTAAACGTGTAAAAGTATTACGTTAA
- a CDS encoding succinylglutamate desuccinylase/aspartoacylase family protein, with product MNNTTDISQENIVVGEVANGLPLTIPVYRLKGDGTGPSVYIQANMHGAEVQGNAVIYQLLEQLKNLNLKGDITLVPYANPIGCNQKSGEFTLGRFDPITGTNWNRMYHCNNQLASQFAKQYYDADDTALKTAFKTALINDVEQQLNGPDYRLTTGKRIALNLQRLAHQADIVLDLHTGPISSQHLYCPEYATESARYFNIPHVLVIPNDFDGAMDEASFCPWWQLSEQLAQQGRNFNVQVEAFTVELGSQEKIDLSAAFDDAQSILSYLNHKQVFVDAPYKPKVMTRYGCQLNDYIAYYAPMGGMVEYLAPLGGHIKAGEPIAKILRMERYLSEQPLQTLSFDLDAIAILHFASASVNQGTELYKFFTNVFEL from the coding sequence ATGAATAACACCACAGATATAAGCCAGGAAAATATTGTAGTTGGTGAAGTGGCAAATGGCCTACCACTGACCATTCCTGTCTATCGTTTAAAGGGCGATGGCACAGGCCCAAGTGTGTATATACAAGCTAATATGCATGGCGCCGAAGTGCAAGGTAACGCGGTTATTTATCAGCTACTTGAACAGCTAAAAAACCTTAATTTAAAAGGTGATATTACCTTAGTTCCCTACGCTAACCCCATTGGCTGTAATCAAAAATCGGGCGAATTTACGCTTGGCCGATTCGACCCTATTACGGGGACTAATTGGAATCGTATGTATCACTGTAATAATCAGCTTGCATCACAGTTTGCAAAGCAATACTACGACGCTGACGATACAGCTCTAAAAACAGCGTTTAAAACCGCGTTAATTAATGATGTTGAGCAGCAACTTAATGGCCCAGACTATCGTTTAACAACGGGTAAACGCATAGCGCTAAACTTACAAAGACTAGCGCATCAAGCTGATATTGTTTTAGATTTACACACTGGCCCTATTTCTAGTCAGCACTTATATTGTCCTGAATATGCCACAGAAAGTGCCCGTTACTTTAATATTCCCCATGTGCTAGTGATCCCTAATGACTTTGATGGCGCAATGGATGAAGCGAGCTTTTGTCCATGGTGGCAACTTAGCGAGCAACTTGCTCAGCAAGGCCGAAATTTTAACGTACAAGTTGAAGCCTTTACGGTAGAGCTGGGAAGCCAAGAAAAAATAGATTTAAGCGCGGCGTTTGATGATGCTCAAAGTATTTTAAGTTATTTAAATCATAAGCAAGTATTTGTTGATGCGCCCTACAAGCCAAAAGTGATGACAAGGTATGGCTGCCAACTAAATGATTATATTGCTTACTATGCACCTATGGGTGGCATGGTTGAATACTTAGCCCCCCTTGGTGGGCACATTAAAGCGGGCGAACCTATAGCTAAAATACTACGAATGGAACGCTACCTAAGCGAACAACCACTGCAAACATTAAGCTTTGATCTTGATGCGATTGCGATATTGCATTTTGCCTCAGCTAGTGTGAACCAAGGCACTGAACTTTATAAGTTTTTTACAAACGTTTTTGAGCTCTAG
- a CDS encoding DNA-3-methyladenine glycosylase I, which yields MEKFSDIYKRAVERKGSEKMLKLLLAKPLSTKQLVTLSDDDWLEEFTRKVFQSGFYWSVINSKWAGFREVFWDFSVEKLLMMPPDMLEQKASDERIVRNYKKVKTITDNAYMIHEVAEQHGSFSQFIANWPSEDIIGLWAYLKKHGARLGGNTGPYALRALGKDTFLLSRDVESYLRAHKIIDGGLQTKKSLSAAQAFFNELQQQSGLSMQELSLIVAYGVGDNRVGISQKQ from the coding sequence ATGGAAAAATTTAGCGATATTTATAAGCGTGCAGTGGAGCGAAAGGGCTCTGAAAAAATGCTTAAATTGTTACTCGCAAAACCTTTATCAACAAAGCAACTCGTCACATTAAGTGATGATGATTGGCTAGAAGAATTTACTCGGAAGGTTTTTCAAAGTGGCTTTTATTGGTCGGTGATCAACAGTAAGTGGGCCGGATTTAGAGAGGTTTTTTGGGACTTTAGTGTTGAAAAGCTATTGATGATGCCACCAGACATGTTAGAACAAAAAGCCAGTGACGAACGAATTGTGCGCAATTATAAAAAAGTAAAAACCATTACTGATAATGCGTATATGATCCATGAAGTTGCAGAGCAGCACGGCAGTTTTAGTCAGTTTATTGCTAACTGGCCAAGTGAAGATATTATTGGTTTGTGGGCGTATTTAAAAAAACATGGTGCAAGGCTGGGTGGTAATACTGGTCCTTATGCACTGCGTGCCTTGGGGAAAGATACTTTTTTACTTTCAAGAGATGTAGAAAGCTATTTGCGTGCCCATAAAATTATAGATGGCGGATTACAAACTAAAAAGTCACTAAGTGCGGCGCAGGCATTCTTTAATGAACTGCAGCAGCAAAGCGGCTTAAGCATGCAAGAGCTAAGCTTAATTGTCGCTTATGGTGTAGGCGACAATCGCGTAGGTATCAGCCAAAAACAATAG